The sequence below is a genomic window from Oncorhynchus nerka isolate Pitt River linkage group LG7, Oner_Uvic_2.0, whole genome shotgun sequence.
gtgtcacagtgtccagtgtgtcatagtgtccagtgtgtcatagtgtccagtgtgtcacaGTGTCCAGTgcgtcatagtgtccagtgtgtgatagtgtccagtgtgtcatagtgtccagtgtgtcatagtgtcctcggccatagtgtccagtgtgtcatagtgtccagtgtgtcatagtgtccagtgtgtcatagtgtcctcgGTCATAGTGTCCTcggtcatagtgtccagtgtgtcatagtgtccagtgtgtcatagtgtccagtgtgtcatagtgtccagtgtgtcatagtgtccagtgtgtcatagtgtccagtgtgtcatagtgtcctcgGCCATAGTGTCCTcggtcatagtgtccagtgtgtcatagtgtccagtgtgtcatagtgtccagtgtgtcatagtgtccagtgtgtcatagtgtccagtgtgccATAGTGTCCTCggccatagtgtccagtgtgtcatagtgtccagtgtgtcatagtgtccagtgtgtcatagtgtccagtgtgtcatagtgtcctccagtgtgtcatagtgccatagtgtccagtgtgtcatagtgtccagtgtgtcatagtgtccagtgtgtcatagtgtccagtgtgtcatagtgtccagtgtgtcatagtgtccagtgtgtcatagtgtcctgtggcatagtgtccagtgtgtcatagtgtccagtgtgtcatagtgtccagtgtgtcatagtgtccagtgtgtcatagtgtcctcgGCCATAGTGTCCTcggtcatagtgtccagtgtgtcatagtgtccagtgtgtcatagtgtccagtgtttcatagtgtccagtgtgtcatagtgtcctcggccatagtgtccagtgtgtcatagtgtccagtgtgtcatagtgtccagtgtggcatagtgtccagtgtgtcatagtgtccagtgtgtcatagtgtccagtgtgtcatagtgtccagtgtggcatagtgtccagtgtgtcatagtgtccagtgtgtcatagtgtccagtgtgtcatagtgtccagtgtgtcatagtgtcctcggccatagtgtccagtgtgtcatagtgtcctcggacatagtgtccagtgtgtcatagtgtccagtgtgtcatagtgtccagtgtgtcatagtgtcctctgccatagtgtccagtgtgtcatagtgtccagtgtgtcatagtgtccagtgtgtcatagtgtcctcggtcatagtgtccagtgtgtgatagtgtccagtgtgtgatagtgtccagtgtgtcatagtatccagtgtgtcatagtgtccagtgtgtcatagtgtccagtgtgtcatagtgtccagtgtgtcatagtgtcctctgccatagtgtccagtgtgtcatagtgtccagtgtctcatagtgtccagtgtgtcatagtgtccagtgtgtcatagtgtccagtgtgccatagtgtccagtgtgtcatagtgtccagtgtgtcatagtgtccagtgtgtcatagtgtccagtgtgtcatagtgtcctcggtcatagtgtccagtgtgtgatagtgtccagtgtgtgatagtgtccagtgtgtcatagtatccagtgtgtcatagtgtccagtgtggcatagtgtccagtgtgtcatagtgtccattGTGTCATAGTGTCCTCGGCCATAGTGTCCTCggccatagtgtccagtgtgtcatagtgtccagtgtgtcatagtgtccagtgtgtcatagtgtccactgtgtcatagtgtccagtgtgtcatagtgtcctcggtcatagtgtccagtgtgtcatagtgtccagtgtgtcatagtgtcctcggtcatagtgtccagtgtgtcatagtgtccagtgtgtcatagtgtccagtgtgtcatagtgtccagtgtgccATAGTGTCCTcggtcatagtgtccagtgtgtcatagtgtcctcgGTCATAGTGTCCTcggtcatagtgtccagtgtgtcatagtgtcctcggtcatagtgtccagtgtgtcatagtgtccagtgtgtcatagtgtcctcggccatagtgtccagtgtgtcatagtgtccagtgtgtcatagtgtccagtgtgtcatagtgtccagtgtgtcatagtgtcctgtgtgtcatagtgtcctcggtcatagtgtccagtgtgtcatagtgtccagtgtgtcatagtgtccagtgtgtcatagtgtccagtgtctcatagtgtccagtgtgtcatagtgtccagtgtggcatagtgtccagtgtgtcatagtgtccagtgtgtcatagtgtcctcggtcatagtgtccagtgtgtcatagtgtccagtgtgccatagtgtccagtgtgtcatagtgtccagtgtggcatagtgtccagtgtgtcatagtgtccagtgtctcatagtgtccagtgtctcatagtgtccagtgtgccatagtgtccagtgtctcatagtgtccagtgtctcatagtgtccagtgtgtcatagtgtccagtgtgtcatagtgtccagtgtgccatagtgtccagtgtctcatagtgtccagtgtggcatagtgtccagtgtgtcatagtgtccagtgtgtcatagtgtccagtgtgccatagtgtccagtgtgtcatagtgtcctcggccatagtgtccagtgtgtcatagtgtccagtgtgccatagtgtccagtgtgtcatagtgtcctcggccatagtgtccagtgtgtcatagtgtccagtgtgccatagtgtccagtgtgtcatagtgtccagtgtgtcatagtgtcctcgGCCATAGTGAATTTACAAAGGGACAACCTGACAACACTCTGAATTGATGAATGACCACAATGCACTCTGGCATCTCCACATTGACTTTACGAACACACCCCCGGGGCATCATTTGATAGAACGTTTCCAAAATGGAAATGATTGTGTGTCGGTCCAGACCATGCGATTCACAACcgatctatctacctacctacccaactacctcatccccatactgtatttatttatcttgctcctttgcaccccagtatctctacttgcacattcatcttctgcacatctatcactccagtgttttaattgctattttgtaattacttcgccaccatggcctatttattgccttacctcccttatcttacctcatttgcactcactgtatatagactttttgttttcttttgttctactgtgtttattgactgtatgttttgtttcaactagcctacctggttaaatgtaactctgtgttgcctTGTTTGTGTCAACTAGCCACTGGTTTgtgtttatcttggccaggtcacagttgtaaatgagaacttgttctcaactagcctacctggtttaaataaaggtgaaataaaattacattaaaaaaacaacactgtttcacaactCCCTCCCAACTGTTCTGAATATACATTTATTTTAGGCAACAGTCATATACAACAAAATACACGATGTGGACCCAGGGGATATTACTTGAAAGTATGAATTAAAACGCTTATTTCCAAAGTGGTCCTCGATagtaaaaacaaaaacacatgTAATGATTAAAAGACAagacacataaacacatttaTATTGACGTCCTAAAAATCGGCACTATTCACTGCACGTCTCCCTAACCTTAAATATCAACGATATTAATTGCACATCATACCGATCCTTCCAAACAACGCCCCTTGACCAGCAGTAGGGGGCACAAGAGGCAGtggagtggtttctgttagacaACCTTGTTCAAATGAAAGAACTTTGCCTGCTTTTTAAAGCTATTTGTACTTTTTAATAGTCCAGACCTTTACCAATGGTCCTTCCCTAGTACTCATCATTACTCCAGGTCTTACTAATGACCATTGTGAGTGTACCAGTCTGAGTTAGAGCTTCTAAACCCATTTATATTCATACTTTTTTTTCTATGCTTGTAAACAACTTTTAAGCATTACAAAACTTATAATTGATCAAATAAAACTCACGTAGTCAAATATGCCATTAatcttttaaaaaataaataattgtcgACCAAATTCGACATTCTCTCGTTACTAAACCTCCATATAAAAAGTCCTTGCTTTGAAACAACGAAAAGacgccacctgctggagggagATATATTCTCCGCCTCgttgggcctctctctctctccgtctccggtAATATCTCTGTGTGGCTGTCTGACGCAGTTCAGACATTTTGGGTAGATTATTCAACCACACCGGGCCGAAGACGAACAAGAAACTGAACAAAAgccgtttttttttttacaacaacAAGAAAAAACATCGTTCAGTATGGGTCCACCAGGAGACAACCCACGTCGCGTGTCCTCTGAAAGAACGGAGGATTTAAGTGGGTTTGTCCGTTTATCTTGACATGGCATGCAAAGGGTTAGTTTTGGTGGTTGTGACGACTGAAGAGAAAACGCAGATCAATAGCTAACGCCTCCCCGCAAAAATCAGCGTGTGAAAGATATTTATGACTGCGTTTATTGGTGTCGGGTAAATAAAATCAAGTTGGTTCTCTCGACGGGAATCATTAACATCATGATGATATTGGAAGGAAATGTTCATGTAAAATGACAGGATATACAGCAGTTAAATCTGTTCCGATATTATAAATAGCAAACCAGTCGgaaatgtaaaatggttagaTGTCTCTCAGCTGGCTGGCTAACCGAACCACATACAGGCATCAATTACTCCAAGTAACAAACATATATGATGTAGCTAACTAGTTAATCCACTAACTAGTTAGTGTATGCAGACTAGATAGCTCATGTTGGCTAGTCAGCTAAAAAAAATATTGCCGTCACGATGAGTATCGACAATGTTAGTAAACAAGGCCCCAGGCCAGTTCAATGGCAGTAAACGAGGCCCCAGGCCAGTTCAATGGCAGTAAACAAGGCCCCAGGCCAGTTCAATGGCAGTAAACAAGGCCCCAGGCCAGTTCAATGGCAGTAAACAAGGCCCCAGGCCAGTTCAATGGCAGTAAACGAGGCCCCAGGCCAGTTCAATGGCAGTAAACAAGGCCCCAGGCCAGTTCAATGGCAGTAAACAAGGCCCCGGGCCAGTTCAATGGCAGTAAACGAGGCCCCAGGCCAGTTCAATGGCAGTAAACAAGGCCCCGGGCCAGTTCAATGGCAGTAAACGAGGCCCCGGGCCAGTTCAATGGCAGTAAACAAGGCCCCAGGCCAGTTCAATGGCAGTAAACAAGGCCCCAGGCCAGTTCAATGGCAGTAAACGAGgccccaggccagttcaatagCAGTAAACGAGgccccaggccagttcaatagCAGTAAACAAGGCCCCGGGCCAGTTCAATGGCAGTAAACGAGGCCCCGGGCCAGTTCAATAGCATTAAACGAGGCCAAGGCCCCGGAGATGTCAGGTTATTTCGGTAAACGTCAATGTTGTAAACTCAAACCTGGTGCCAACATCTGGTATTACTTTCCATGATGGTTGTCTGTACCTCCCCAGTCTGCCAGTATTACGCTCATAACGCAGTCTGAACACAAACCGCGTCAGTCATGGACGAAGCTTTGAGTTTGACAAGACGACAGTATGAATTGTGTCTGCTAGTTTTGAGTAGTGGCCTTGTATTTCAGTAGTGAGAAGTAGTGTCGGTATGTTTTGAGTAGTGGCCTTGTATTTCAGTAGTGAGAAGTAGTGTCGGTATGTTTTGAGTAGTGGCCTTGTATTTCAGTAGTGAGAAGTCGTGTCggtatgtttttgttgttgaaatagcTATTCTTTCTGTTAATAGTTTTGTTGTCGTTAACAGGAAGGAGAAAGGTGCACCTGAATACGATTTGTTCATATTATCACTAGGCCAATGACGTGTTGAATTAAAGTTtaatttggcctgaatgtcaggCTTTTTTTTAATCACATGGCTTCTTGAATAACTCATTGAACAAATGAAGCGAAATATTAAGAACCCCTTCCACCCATGTACAACTTACATAGTTTGATATTTCATGAATTCCTCCTTCAGTTGGTAGGCATTTCAAAAGAGAATCATTTGATTTCTCGTTTCTAAAAGGGGTAGTAGCTACATCTCAAAAGCAAAATAGACAACTCGTAAGTATAGGCAAAATATTCTGTAAAAGACACTAGCATCAAAATCTAATAATGGGAGACCCAATCTGGAGAAGAAACCAAACTAGGAGTCGACTCCGTGCTCAGGTTCAGAAGAAAAGGGAATCTTTGGCTGACCAGTTTGACTTCAAGATCTACATAGCCTTTGTTTTCAAAGACAAAGTAAGTATTATAGAGAAGTACCCCATGGGCCCtgcccaaaagtagtgcactacatagggaatagggtgccatagggccctgcccaaaagtagtgtactatatagggaatagggtgacataggGCCCtgcccaaaagtagtgcactacatagggaatagggtgccatttgggacaaccaTTCTTTAGCTAGTAACTTCTCTGGTGTGATCGACTTGTCTGCCCGTTGATCTTaatgtctcttccctctctttctgctccTTCCTATGGCAGAAGAAGAAGTCTGCACTGTTATTCTCATccattccctctctttctgctccTTCCTATGGCAGAAGAAGAAGTGTGCGCTGTTCGAGGTAGCTGAAGTGGTACCAGTGATGACCAACAACTATGAAGACAACATCCTGAAAGGTGTGCAGGCTTCCAGCTACTCCCTCCAGAGTTCCATGGAACTTCTGCAGAAAGATGTCGTGCAGTTGCACGCCCCGCGCTACCAATCAATGCGCAGGGTAAGTCAAAAACTGCATTGCTTCCATTGGGATAACCTAAAGACCACACCCACAGAGAGAGTTGGGATAAACCTAAAGACCACACCCACAGAGAGAGTTGGGATAAACCTAAAGACCACACCCACAGAGAGAGTTGGGATAAACCTAAAGACCACACCCACAGAGAGAGTTGGGATAAACCTAAAGACCACACCCACAGAGAGAGTTGGGATAACCTAAAGACCACACCCACAGAGAGAGTTGGGATAAACCTAAAGACCACACCCACAGAGAGAGTTGGGATAACCTAAAGAccacacccacagagagagatTCCTCCTTATTGTTGTTAAGGAAATGTCAACAATGAAGGTTCCTAATTTCTATCTAGTATGACTCACACTGGGGCCTTTCAGCCAGTATGACTCACACTGGGGCCTGTCAGCTAGCAGACCCACACTGGGGCCTTTCAGCCAGTATGACCCACACTGGGGCCTTTCAGCCAGCAGACCCACACTGGGGCCTTTCAGCCAGTATGACCCACACTGGGGCCTGTCAGCTAGCAGACCCACACTGGGGCCTTTCAGCCAGTATGACCCACACTGGGGCCTTTCAGCCAGTATGACTCACACTGGGGCCTGTCAGCTAGCAGACCCACACTGGGGCCTTTCAGCCAGTATGACCCACACTGGGGCCTTTCAGCCAGTATGACCCACACTGGGGCCTTTCAGCCAGTATGACCCACACTGGGGCCTTTCAGCCAGTATGACCCACACTGGGGCCTTTCAACCAGTATGACCCACACTGGGGCCTTTCAGCCAGTATGACCCACACTGGGGCCTTTCAGCCAGTATGACCCACACTGGGGCCTTTCAGCCAGCAGACCCACACTGGGGCCTTTCAGCTAGCAGACCCACACTGGAGCCTTTCAGCTAGCAGACCCACACTGGGGCCTGTCAGACCCACACTGGGGCCTTTCAGCCAGCAGACCCACACTGGGGCCTTTCAGCCAGCAGGCCCACACTGGGGCCTTTCAGCCAGCAGACCCACACTGGGGCCTTTCAGCCAGCAGGCCCACACTGGGGCCTTTCAGCTAGCAGACCCACACTGGGGCCTTTCAGCCAGCAGGCCCACACTGGGGCCTTTCAGCTAGCAGACCCACACTGGGGCCTTTCAGCTAGCAGACCCACACTGGGGCCTTTCAGCTAGCAGACCCACACTGGGGCCTTTCAGCTAGCAGACCCACACTGGGGCCTTTCAGCCAGCAGGCCCACATTGTCCTTGGGTAAACACTGACAGTGACCTGTTGTTTATTGACGCTCACAGACGTAATGTGTTGTTTATTGACTGCCGTTCctcggttgttgttgttgttgctgcaggatgTCATAGGATGCACCCAGGAGATGGACTTCATCCTGTGGCCGCGCAACGACATAGAGAAGATAGTCTGTCTCTTGTTCTCCAGATGGAAGGGGGCCGAGGAAGAACCCTTCAGGCCTGTTCAGGTAAAACGTTTAGCTTCCTTCACCAAATGGCTACACACCTGGGTCCTATTCACTAGATCACACTGTAGGAAaaaggtttgagagagagagagtgtttattgGATAAAACCAGGTAGTCCTTCCCTTGTTTTGGTTTATTAGCTGTTTTGTGTGTTCCTCGTGAATATGCCCCTGAAATCAAAATGATATTCAACTAATATTCTGTACTGTTACGTTGATGGCCAGTCATGGTGAACGTAGTAGAGCCTATTGAACtcgaggggcggcagggtagcctagtggttagagcgttggactagtaaccggaaggttgcgagttcaaacctccgagctgacaaggtgaaaatctgcagttctgcccctgaaccaggcagttaacccactgttcttaggccgtcattgaaaataagagtttgttcttaactgacttgtctggttaaataaagttttttttacgTCACACAAAGTATATTTTTACGAAGTGTTGTATCCCATATGTATTCCTGTTTTGTTTATCCACAGGCCGAGTTTGAGTTTCATCGTGGAGACTACGAGAAGCAGTTGTTGCACGCTGTCGGCCGGAGGGACAAGGCTGGAATTGTTATGAACAACCCGACTCAGTCGGTCTTCCTCTTTATGGACCAACAGCACTTACAGGTCAGTCCGTTCGCACAGCTGAGCTTACCACCCACGGGGCTCTATATACCACCCACGGGGCTCTATATACCACCCACGGGGCTCTGGTCAGACCACCCACGGGGCTCTGTATACCACCCACGGGGCTCTGGTCAGACCACCCACGGGGCTCTATATACCACCCACGGGGCTCTGTATACCACCCACGGGGCTCTATATACCACCCACGGGGCTCTGTATACCACCCACGGGGCTCTATATACCACCCACGGGGCTCTATATACCACCCACGGGGCTCTGTATACCACCCACGGGGCTCTATATACCACCCACGGGGCTCTATATACCACCCACGGGGCTCTGTATACCACCCACGGGGCTCTATATACCACCCACGGGGCTCTATATACCACCCACGGGGCTCTGTATACCACCCACGGGGCTCTGTATACCACCCACGGGGCTCTGTATACCACCCACGGGGCTCTATATACCACCCACGGGGCTCTGTATACCACCCACGGGGCTCTGGTCAGACCACCCACGGGGCTCTATATACCACCCACGGGGCTCTGTATACCACCCACGGGGCTCTATATACCACCCACGGGGCTCTATATACCACCCACGGGGCTCTATATACCACCCACGGGGCTCTGTATACCACCCACGGGGCTCTGTATACCACCCACGGGGCTCTATGTACCACCCACGGGGCTCTGGTCAGAGCACCCACGGGGCTCTGGTCAGACCACCCACGGGGCTCTGTATACCACCCACGGGGCTCTGTATACCACCCACGGGGCTCTGTATACCACCCACGGGGCTCTATATACCACCCACGGGGCTCTATATACCGCCCACGGGGCTCTGTATACCGCCCACGGGGCTCTGTATACCACCCACGGGGCTCTGTATACCACCCACGGGGCTCTGTATACCACCCACGGGGCTCTGTATACCACCCACGGGGCTCTGTGTACCACCCACGGGGCTCTGTGTACCACCCACAGGGCTCTATGTACCACCCACGGGGCTCTGGTCAGACCACCCACGGGGCTCTGGTCAGACCACCCACGGGGCTCTGGTCAGACCACCCTCGGGGCTCTATATACCACCCACGGGGCTTCTATATACCACCCACGGGGCTCTATATACCACCCACGGGGCTCTGTATACCACCCACGGGGCTCTGGTCAGACCACCCacggggctctggtcaacagggtGTATCTTTCGACCAATAGGCAAAATGTTAATTGTGTAGATACTCCTATAAGAAAACCAATGGTCCAACCCTCC
It includes:
- the LOC115125187 gene encoding uncharacterized protein C6orf62 homolog, with product MGDPIWRRNQTRSRLRAQVQKKRESLADQFDFKIYIAFVFKDKKKKCALFEVAEVVPVMTNNYEDNILKGVQASSYSLQSSMELLQKDVVQLHAPRYQSMRRDVIGCTQEMDFILWPRNDIEKIVCLLFSRWKGAEEEPFRPVQAEFEFHRGDYEKQLLHAVGRRDKAGIVMNNPTQSVFLFMDQQHLQTPKTKATVFKLCSLCLYLPQDQLTCWGVGDIEDHLLPYMPD